A genomic region of Mesobacillus jeotgali contains the following coding sequences:
- a CDS encoding MFS transporter, translated as MNNKRYSRSFKSLWIGEIVSEFGGAAGGIVNGLLLYEITGSKEWMGALWLIYFLPSLVLQGISSPFLNHVIKEKMLKNIQLIRSGAYLLPLLGYLSGENYITIIGLIILQCLLGLVQPIYASLSFSLLPDLCSEKELVQANSLLDGTLRLMSFIAPGITSLLLIVSPIYVIYIISSLMFLLSYISLLQIPQKSVEKIATWSKKFWWDELKAGYFTFFQYPHLLKLTILSSIVQFAVGATMVINVPFIRGELNGQAWEYAVFSGAFPVGYAIGMLLLTKLPKNNLLMYAGLIGGGLSFVLLYFVPTIPLAWACELIGGILFPLFNAQSAAYFQREAPRERLSQLSSIRLLFLRLTMPLGILFASASFLGISTRLTYLIIGTFIALPGLYFLIKTIINRDSSPKQIRNIG; from the coding sequence ATGAATAATAAGAGATATTCGAGATCGTTCAAATCTCTTTGGATTGGAGAAATTGTTTCTGAGTTCGGGGGAGCTGCTGGCGGGATTGTAAATGGGCTTTTATTGTATGAGATTACGGGATCGAAGGAATGGATGGGAGCTCTCTGGTTGATTTACTTTCTTCCTTCCTTAGTACTTCAGGGAATAAGCTCACCTTTTCTTAACCATGTTATTAAAGAAAAAATGCTAAAAAATATACAACTAATTCGTTCAGGAGCATACCTTCTGCCTCTCTTAGGCTATTTAAGTGGAGAGAATTACATAACAATAATAGGTTTAATTATTTTACAATGTTTATTAGGCCTAGTTCAGCCAATATATGCAAGTCTTTCTTTCTCACTATTGCCTGATTTATGTTCTGAAAAAGAGCTAGTACAAGCAAATAGTTTATTAGACGGAACTCTTAGATTAATGAGTTTTATTGCGCCTGGTATTACATCATTACTTCTTATCGTCAGTCCTATTTATGTTATATACATAATTTCTAGTCTCATGTTTTTACTAAGCTATATATCCTTATTACAAATACCACAGAAGAGTGTTGAAAAAATTGCAACGTGGTCCAAAAAGTTCTGGTGGGACGAATTAAAAGCAGGGTACTTCACATTTTTTCAATACCCGCATTTATTAAAACTAACGATCTTATCTTCAATTGTGCAGTTTGCCGTAGGAGCAACTATGGTAATAAATGTTCCTTTTATTCGTGGGGAACTCAATGGACAAGCTTGGGAGTATGCTGTATTCTCTGGCGCTTTTCCCGTTGGATATGCTATAGGTATGTTACTGCTCACAAAGTTACCAAAAAACAATCTTTTAATGTATGCTGGTTTAATCGGTGGTGGACTTTCCTTTGTTCTGCTTTATTTCGTACCAACTATCCCATTAGCTTGGGCTTGTGAGCTAATAGGAGGAATTTTATTTCCATTGTTTAATGCACAGAGTGCTGCATACTTTCAGAGAGAAGCACCTAGAGAACGACTTTCACAGTTAAGTTCAATTCGTTTGCTATTTTTAAGACTTACTATGCCATTGGGGATTTTATTTGCATCTGCTTCATTCCTAGGAATTAGCACACGATTAACGTATTTGATAATTGGAACATTCATTGCACTTCCAGGTTTATACTTTTTAATAAAAACAATTATTAATAGGGACTCATCTCCTAAACAAATAAGAAATATTGGTTAA
- a CDS encoding NUDIX hydrolase, translated as MTTNKDYIRYIRGKVGHDLIFLNFAGGIVYNERNEILVQKRGDRNEWGFPGGAMELGESLEETAKREILEETGLNVEVEHLIGVYSKYSGEFPNGDKAQTITHFFQCKPIDGEIIADGIETLDLKYFPIDQIPKLFTKQHEDALEDWLSKRKGVFK; from the coding sequence ATGACTACAAATAAGGACTACATTCGTTATATTCGGGGAAAAGTAGGGCACGATTTAATATTTCTTAATTTTGCTGGAGGTATTGTTTATAACGAACGAAATGAGATTCTTGTACAAAAACGGGGAGATAGAAATGAGTGGGGTTTTCCAGGTGGTGCTATGGAACTTGGAGAATCTCTTGAAGAAACCGCTAAACGAGAAATACTTGAAGAGACAGGATTAAATGTTGAGGTTGAACATCTTATTGGTGTCTACTCTAAATATTCTGGTGAGTTTCCGAACGGAGATAAAGCTCAGACTATCACTCATTTTTTTCAATGCAAGCCAATTGATGGGGAAATTATCGCAGATGGTATTGAGACCTTAGATTTAAAATACTTCCCAATAGACCAAATACCGAAATTATTCACAAAACAACACGAAGATGCCTTAGAAGATTGGCTTTCCAAAAGAAAAGGTGTATTTAAATAA
- a CDS encoding RES domain-containing protein — protein sequence MKCCQYCFEDMHLITKIRENDEVGNCDYCDSEEVFIIDIDDLTEDFDRLFKHYESTEPYEYFHPEIHDDPSEFGDRLIDLINEDWNIFSEKIIGTGTDENLLFDILNFNKRWDPERYIDPYNLYSRITQAFTFVHPLEGWEQIWDSFKNEIKHFNRFFPEAKNDIFNDRIDEILEYRTVYTEKLDLFRARLGVHPIGKMMAPPAELTTPGRANPRGISYLYCAIDEATSIAEIRPWKGATVTVAHLIPKRNLKLVGLFSDPISPFDFESPYEILEINKILSSFIQELSTPVDPNKSEIEYLPTQYITELIKTKGFDGILFDSAMGPGNNVVIFDENNVDAKSIQIMEVNNILYKYDFKK from the coding sequence TTGAAATGCTGCCAATATTGTTTTGAAGATATGCATTTAATTACTAAGATTAGAGAAAATGATGAGGTGGGAAATTGCGACTATTGTGATAGTGAGGAAGTATTTATTATAGATATAGATGATTTAACCGAAGATTTTGATAGGCTATTTAAGCATTATGAAAGTACCGAACCTTATGAATATTTTCATCCTGAGATTCATGATGATCCGTCAGAATTTGGCGATAGGCTCATTGATTTAATAAATGAAGATTGGAATATATTTTCGGAAAAGATTATAGGAACTGGAACTGATGAAAACTTATTATTCGACATATTGAACTTTAATAAGAGATGGGACCCAGAAAGATATATTGATCCATATAATTTATACTCAAGAATCACGCAAGCATTTACTTTTGTTCATCCTTTAGAAGGTTGGGAACAAATCTGGGATAGTTTCAAGAATGAAATAAAACATTTTAATAGATTTTTTCCTGAAGCCAAAAATGATATTTTTAATGATCGAATTGATGAAATTTTAGAATATAGAACTGTATATACCGAGAAGTTGGATTTATTTAGAGCAAGGTTAGGTGTACATCCTATCGGAAAAATGATGGCACCACCCGCTGAACTGACTACACCAGGAAGAGCAAATCCTCGCGGAATAAGCTATTTATATTGTGCTATAGATGAGGCTACAAGTATAGCTGAAATTAGGCCGTGGAAAGGAGCTACTGTAACTGTTGCTCACTTAATTCCAAAGAGGAATTTAAAATTGGTTGGTCTATTCAGTGATCCAATATCTCCATTTGATTTTGAATCCCCTTATGAAATTTTAGAAATCAATAAAATTTTGTCATCTTTTATTCAAGAATTAAGCACTCCTGTAGACCCGAATAAATCAGAAATAGAATATTTACCGACTCAATACATAACTGAATTAATCAAAACAAAAGGATTTGATGGTATTTTATTCGATAGTGCAATGGGGCCAGGGAACAATGTTGTTATTTTTGATGAAAACAATGTAGACGCCAAATCAATTCAGATAATGGAGGTAAATAACATTCTATACAAATATGATTTTAAAAAATAA
- a CDS encoding YokU family protein, translated as MNMICEWCGGRAALGISKVYWELPDGSRAIEITETPAVICKGCAMVYQEEKVIKEIEDQLFLVDTKIIGDTISFKELMDLPRLLKRNYFDFSS; from the coding sequence ATGAACATGATTTGTGAGTGGTGTGGAGGGAGAGCAGCTTTAGGAATTAGTAAAGTTTATTGGGAGCTGCCAGATGGGTCAAGGGCAATTGAAATCACGGAGACACCGGCTGTGATTTGCAAAGGTTGTGCGATGGTATATCAGGAAGAAAAGGTAATTAAGGAGATTGAGGATCAATTGTTTTTAGTGGATACCAAGATAATTGGAGATACAATCAGCTTTAAGGAACTTATGGATTTGCCAAGACTATTAAAGAGAAATTATTTTGATTTTTCTTCATAG
- the kamA gene encoding lysine 2,3-aminomutase — translation MKQTLYKPKRHWKEIDLWNRVTEEQWNDWLWQLTNTVRTLDDLKKVINLTPEEEEGVRISTKTIPLNITPYYASLMNPDDPNCPIRKQSVPISKETYKTKYDLEDPLYEDEDSPAPGLTHRYPDRVLFLVTNQCSMYCRYCTRRRFSGQIGMGVPKKQLDKAIDYIRNTEEVRDVLISGGDGLLINDQILEYILKKLREIEHVEIIRIGTRAPVVFPQRITENLCSILKKYHPIWLNTHFNTSIEITEDSKRACEMLANAGVPIGNQSVILAGINDSVPIMKKLMHDLVKIRVRPYYIYQCDLSEGISHFRAPVSKGLEIIEGLRGHTSGYAVPTFVVDSPGGGGKISLQPNYLISQSADKVVLRNFEGVITSYPEPQNYVSGTAEGYFKSIYPEYEKYKSNVGISAVMNDKKFNLVPEDLQRLDRRQKYHEDPDHSSLKDKRVKRDELKEKKFKAQQQTSAKIIGQEKEPAGND, via the coding sequence ATGAAACAAACATTATATAAACCCAAAAGACATTGGAAGGAAATTGATCTTTGGAACAGAGTTACTGAAGAACAGTGGAATGATTGGCTTTGGCAATTAACCAATACAGTACGAACATTGGATGATTTGAAAAAAGTTATTAATTTGACACCTGAAGAGGAGGAAGGTGTTCGAATCTCAACAAAAACAATTCCACTTAATATAACTCCCTACTATGCCTCGCTAATGAATCCTGATGATCCAAATTGTCCAATTCGCAAACAGTCTGTGCCTATATCTAAGGAGACTTATAAAACAAAATATGATTTAGAAGATCCACTCTACGAGGATGAAGATTCCCCGGCACCGGGCCTAACACATCGATATCCAGATCGCGTTCTATTTCTAGTAACGAATCAATGTTCCATGTACTGTAGATATTGTACGAGAAGAAGATTTTCAGGGCAAATTGGAATGGGCGTACCTAAAAAGCAATTAGATAAAGCAATTGATTATATTAGAAATACTGAAGAGGTAAGGGATGTTTTAATTTCTGGTGGAGATGGATTATTAATAAACGACCAAATTTTAGAGTATATACTAAAAAAACTTCGTGAGATTGAACATGTGGAAATTATTCGGATAGGCACCCGTGCACCAGTGGTATTTCCACAGCGAATTACAGAAAATTTATGTTCAATTTTAAAAAAGTACCACCCAATTTGGTTGAACACTCACTTTAACACGTCAATAGAAATTACAGAGGATTCTAAAAGAGCATGCGAGATGTTGGCGAATGCAGGTGTTCCTATTGGCAATCAGTCTGTTATTCTGGCAGGAATAAATGATAGTGTTCCAATTATGAAGAAACTAATGCATGACCTAGTAAAAATAAGGGTACGGCCCTACTATATTTATCAGTGTGATCTATCTGAAGGAATTAGCCACTTCCGTGCCCCAGTTTCAAAAGGGCTTGAGATTATTGAAGGTTTACGCGGTCACACCTCAGGATATGCTGTTCCAACCTTTGTTGTTGATAGTCCAGGTGGTGGAGGAAAGATTTCTCTACAACCTAATTACCTGATTTCACAAAGTGCAGACAAAGTAGTGTTACGTAACTTTGAAGGTGTTATCACATCTTATCCAGAGCCTCAAAATTATGTTTCAGGGACTGCAGAAGGTTATTTCAAGAGTATTTATCCTGAATATGAAAAGTATAAATCAAATGTTGGTATATCTGCTGTGATGAATGATAAGAAATTCAATCTCGTCCCAGAAGATCTTCAGCGCCTAGATAGAAGACAAAAATATCATGAAGATCCAGATCATTCTTCTTTAAAGGATAAGCGGGTAAAACGAGATGAATTAAAAGAAAAGAAATTTAAAGCTCAACAACAAACTTCAGCAAAGATAATTGGCCAAGAAAAAGAACCAGCGGGGAATGATTGA
- a CDS encoding restriction endonuclease, with protein sequence MLRTHISNRYLKEDKVITAKTHWELEEKVKNQKQRWKDKENKVKNQKRIEKLKCSAITDTKRSQKQIEEYRCLLQFSLNRKHSINWDKLFSKETYEVEEPELEKFIELVNVPKEDKFLEFFLPSLKKKRLQKMNEAEKKYHLAYTEYQREKNEFINEQREINESVKQFKLAYEDSVTPFVEKYFGTVIDSSGYPKGLNKNLDIQYLSEAKALVIDFDLPLPGNVPDIIEYKFVQARNEIVSKKMKKKEFEEYYEDVIYQLTLRNIYECYSADYGNTIELIVFNGWIHGVDSSTGQDFHSCIVSLQAMKEEFLALNLEKVVPKDCFRNLKGLNAGALYQLAPVRPIMELNREDQRFIESKKILAEINSIPNLAAMSWEDFEHLVRELFEKYFSAVGAEVKVTKATRDGGIDAVAFDPDPIRGGKFIIQAKRYNQVVPISAVRELNGIMADEGAVKGILVTTSYYGNDSWEFAKGKPLTLLDGSNLIQMFMEYGYNVKIELKKNENAN encoded by the coding sequence AATAAAGTTAAGAACCAAAAAAGGATTGAAAAGTTAAAGTGCTCTGCGATTACAGATACCAAAAGATCACAAAAGCAAATTGAAGAATATCGGTGTCTTCTTCAATTCTCATTAAATAGAAAGCATTCTATTAATTGGGACAAGCTTTTTAGTAAGGAAACTTACGAAGTTGAGGAACCTGAGTTAGAAAAATTCATTGAGCTGGTAAATGTTCCAAAAGAGGATAAATTTCTTGAGTTTTTTCTCCCGTCATTAAAGAAGAAGAGGCTTCAAAAAATGAATGAGGCAGAAAAGAAATATCATCTAGCCTATACTGAATATCAGAGAGAAAAAAATGAATTTATTAACGAACAAAGGGAGATTAACGAATCAGTAAAACAATTTAAGCTTGCATATGAAGATTCAGTTACTCCATTTGTGGAAAAATACTTTGGTACAGTAATTGATTCTTCTGGTTATCCAAAGGGATTAAATAAAAATCTTGATATCCAATATCTATCTGAAGCAAAAGCTTTGGTTATTGATTTTGATTTACCCCTACCAGGAAATGTTCCAGACATCATTGAATATAAATTTGTACAAGCTCGTAACGAAATTGTTTCTAAAAAAATGAAGAAAAAAGAATTTGAAGAATATTACGAGGATGTTATTTACCAATTAACACTTCGAAATATTTACGAGTGTTATAGTGCTGATTATGGCAATACAATTGAACTTATTGTATTTAATGGATGGATACATGGGGTTGATTCTTCAACTGGTCAAGATTTTCACTCTTGTATTGTAAGCCTACAGGCTATGAAGGAGGAGTTTTTAGCCTTAAATCTTGAAAAGGTAGTACCGAAAGATTGTTTTCGAAATCTAAAGGGATTAAACGCGGGTGCTTTATACCAGTTAGCACCAGTAAGACCAATAATGGAACTTAACCGTGAGGATCAGCGTTTTATAGAATCAAAAAAAATCTTAGCTGAGATCAATTCTATTCCAAACTTAGCAGCTATGTCCTGGGAAGATTTTGAACATTTAGTAAGAGAACTCTTTGAAAAATATTTCTCCGCAGTTGGTGCTGAGGTAAAAGTAACAAAAGCGACCCGTGATGGAGGTATTGACGCTGTAGCTTTTGACCCTGATCCTATTCGTGGCGGGAAATTTATCATTCAAGCAAAACGTTACAACCAAGTGGTCCCTATATCAGCAGTTCGTGAGTTGAATGGGATAATGGCAGATGAAGGTGCAGTAAAAGGAATATTAGTAACTACAAGTTATTATGGAAACGATTCATGGGAATTTGCTAAAGGAAAGCCTCTGACTCTTTTGGATGGATCTAATTTGATTCAGATGTTTATGGAATATGGCTACAATGTCAAAATTGAATTAAAGAAAAATGAAAATGCAAATTAA